The Lysobacter capsici genome has a segment encoding these proteins:
- the aroB gene encoding 3-dehydroquinate synthase codes for MSAVRKVEVAGDNSYSIEIAPGLLDDGACLAKPLRGRHALIVSDRNVAPLYLERVYASLTAAKPQLSVASFVIPSGEHEKTLARFGECLHALAELGATRDATVIALGGGVVGDLAGFAAACWMRGIDCVQLPTTLLAMVDSSVGGKTAVDLPSGKNLVGAFHPPRAVIADTAALRTLPERELRAGLAEVVKYGAIFDASFLVWLEQQADALLARDDEALAEAIARSCGYKAEVVARDPFERGDRAMLNFGHTFGHAIETEQGYAGTTGDGLNHGEAVAVGMVLAARLSTALGRAGSADADRLQRLLERLGLPTAIPAGLDPQALLARMRLDKKADATGLRFILWDAAGAARIVSGVADEAVLGVLAQN; via the coding sequence ATGAGCGCGGTCCGCAAGGTCGAAGTCGCAGGCGACAACAGCTACAGCATCGAGATCGCCCCCGGCCTGCTCGACGACGGCGCGTGCCTGGCCAAACCGCTGCGCGGACGGCATGCGCTGATCGTCAGCGATCGCAATGTCGCCCCGCTCTATCTCGAGCGCGTCTACGCCAGTTTGACCGCGGCCAAGCCGCAGCTGAGCGTGGCGAGCTTCGTGATCCCCTCGGGCGAGCACGAGAAAACCCTGGCCCGTTTCGGCGAATGCCTGCACGCGCTGGCCGAGTTGGGCGCGACCCGCGACGCGACCGTGATCGCGCTCGGCGGCGGCGTGGTCGGCGATCTGGCCGGGTTCGCCGCGGCCTGCTGGATGCGCGGCATCGACTGCGTGCAATTGCCGACCACGTTGCTGGCGATGGTCGATTCGTCGGTCGGCGGAAAAACGGCGGTCGACTTGCCGTCCGGCAAGAACTTGGTCGGCGCGTTCCATCCGCCGCGCGCGGTGATCGCCGATACCGCCGCGCTGCGCACCCTGCCCGAGCGCGAACTGCGCGCGGGCCTGGCCGAAGTGGTCAAGTACGGCGCGATCTTCGACGCGAGTTTCCTGGTGTGGCTGGAACAGCAGGCCGACGCGCTGCTGGCGCGCGACGACGAGGCGCTGGCCGAGGCGATCGCGCGCAGTTGCGGCTACAAGGCCGAAGTGGTCGCGCGCGATCCGTTCGAACGCGGCGACCGCGCCATGCTCAATTTCGGCCACACCTTCGGCCATGCGATCGAAACCGAGCAAGGCTATGCCGGCACCACCGGCGACGGCTTGAATCACGGCGAAGCGGTCGCGGTCGGCATGGTGCTGGCGGCGCGGCTGTCGACCGCGCTGGGCCGCGCCGGTTCGGCCGATGCCGATCGCCTGCAGCGCCTGCTCGAACGCCTGGGCCTGCCGACCGCGATTCCGGCCGGCCTGGATCCGCAGGCCCTGCTCGCGCGCATGCGCCTGGACAAGAAAGCCGACGCCACCGGCCTGCGCTTCATCCTGTGGGACGCGGCCGGCGCGGCGCGGATCGTCTCGGGCGTGGCGGACGAGGCGGTGTTGGGCGTTTTGGCGCAGAACTGA
- a CDS encoding kinase: MSPRLHPSVENGPADAGFDAALVAAVLDDALAAEARIYAICGLQGSGKSTLAGQVAALARRRGLSASVLSIDDFYLGRGERLRLGRAVHPLLATRGPPGTHDLVLGCEVLDRLRAGEPTRLPRFDKLRDTRVSPSRWRRVGPVDLTVFEGWFLKTPAQDAAALSAPINALEREHDRDGVWRAYCNQALAQAYPALWSRLDRLLFLQPPGFEIVADWRWQQEQAMQAKRPRRRAMTREQVEGFVSLFERVSRQALAELPGIADWTVRLDEGRRVV; this comes from the coding sequence ATGTCGCCGCGCCTGCATCCGTCCGTCGAAAACGGCCCCGCCGACGCGGGTTTCGATGCCGCGCTGGTCGCCGCGGTGCTGGACGATGCGCTGGCGGCGGAGGCGCGAATCTATGCGATCTGCGGCCTGCAGGGCAGCGGCAAATCGACGCTGGCCGGGCAGGTGGCGGCGTTGGCGCGGCGGCGCGGGCTGTCCGCCTCGGTGTTGTCGATCGACGATTTCTATCTGGGTCGCGGCGAACGCCTGCGCCTGGGCCGCGCGGTGCATCCCTTGCTGGCCACGCGCGGGCCGCCGGGCACCCACGATCTCGTCTTGGGCTGCGAAGTGCTCGACCGCCTGCGCGCGGGCGAGCCCACGCGTTTGCCGCGTTTCGACAAGTTGCGCGATACGCGCGTGTCGCCGTCGCGCTGGCGCCGCGTCGGGCCAGTTGATCTGACCGTATTCGAGGGCTGGTTCCTGAAAACGCCGGCGCAGGATGCAGCTGCCTTGTCGGCTCCGATCAACGCGCTGGAACGCGAGCACGATCGCGACGGCGTGTGGCGCGCGTATTGCAACCAGGCGCTGGCGCAGGCCTATCCGGCGCTGTGGTCGCGCCTGGACCGGCTGCTGTTTCTGCAACCGCCGGGGTTCGAGATCGTCGCCGACTGGCGCTGGCAGCAGGAACAGGCGATGCAGGCGAAACGGCCGCGGCGACGGGCGATGACGCGGGAGCAGGTCGAAGGGTTCGTGAGCCTGTTCGAGCGGGTCAGCCGGCAAGCGTTGGCTGAGTTGCCGGGGATCGCGGATTGGACGGTGAGGTTGGATGAGGGGCGGCGGGTGGTTTGA
- a CDS encoding GlxA family transcriptional regulator, with amino-acid sequence MNTDIAMSRLAVVAFDRISPFHLSVPCLVFENRGEGDLPPFDLRVCAAEPAPLRTRAGFDIATRHGLKSLDWADTVIVPSWRDGEERPPEALLKALRRAHERGAHIVGLCLGAYVLAEADLLDGRRATTHWGWSEHFAARYPRVELQRDVLYVDDGRITTSAGTAAALDCCLHLLRRRHGAEIANRVARRLVVAPHRQGGQAQYIEQPLPASAQDDRLAAVLAWALAHLDQAHSLDALAQRALMSRRSFTRHFRDATGTTVGEWLAGQRLARAQRLLETSEHGLDAIAAQTGFGTAASLRQHFAARLGTSPSAYRRGFRGV; translated from the coding sequence ATGAATACCGACATCGCGATGAGCCGCCTGGCCGTGGTCGCCTTCGACCGGATCAGCCCGTTCCACCTGTCCGTGCCCTGCCTGGTGTTCGAAAACCGCGGCGAGGGCGATCTGCCGCCCTTCGACTTGCGCGTATGCGCGGCCGAACCGGCGCCGCTGCGCACCCGCGCCGGTTTCGACATCGCGACCCGGCATGGGCTCAAGTCGCTCGACTGGGCCGATACGGTGATCGTGCCGTCCTGGCGCGACGGCGAGGAGCGTCCGCCCGAGGCCTTGCTCAAGGCGCTGCGGCGCGCGCACGAGCGCGGCGCGCATATCGTCGGCCTGTGCCTGGGCGCTTATGTGCTGGCCGAGGCCGACCTGCTCGACGGCCGCCGCGCGACCACTCACTGGGGCTGGAGCGAACACTTCGCCGCGCGCTACCCGCGGGTCGAACTGCAACGCGACGTGCTGTATGTCGACGACGGCCGCATCACCACCTCGGCCGGCACCGCCGCCGCGCTGGACTGCTGCCTGCACCTGTTGCGGCGCCGGCACGGCGCCGAGATCGCCAATCGGGTCGCGCGCCGGCTGGTGGTCGCGCCGCACCGCCAGGGCGGGCAGGCGCAATACATCGAGCAACCGTTGCCGGCCTCGGCCCAGGACGACCGACTGGCGGCGGTGCTGGCCTGGGCGCTGGCGCATCTGGATCAGGCCCATAGCCTGGATGCGCTGGCGCAACGCGCGTTGATGAGCCGGCGCAGTTTCACCCGGCATTTTCGCGACGCCACCGGCACCACCGTCGGCGAATGGCTGGCCGGGCAACGCCTGGCGCGCGCGCAGCGGCTGCTGGAAACCAGCGAGCACGGGCTGGACGCGATCGCCGCGCAAACCGGTTTCGGCACCGCGGCCTCGCTGCGCCAGCATTTCGCCGCGCGGCTGGGGACCTCGCCGTCGGCGTACCGGCGCGGCTTTCGCGGGGTGTGA
- a CDS encoding WGR domain-containing protein, which translates to MRLLLQQRPDGREAPRFVQLMLQPDLLGGWTLVRETGQIGGRSTVRREVFLDHDGALKALEQARDQQLKRGFQLMFSQGAEAPR; encoded by the coding sequence GTGCGCCTACTCCTTCAACAACGGCCCGACGGCCGCGAAGCCCCGCGCTTCGTGCAACTGATGCTTCAGCCCGACTTACTCGGCGGCTGGACCCTGGTGCGCGAGACCGGCCAGATCGGCGGCCGCAGCACGGTCCGGCGCGAGGTGTTCCTCGACCACGACGGCGCCTTGAAGGCGCTGGAACAGGCGCGCGATCAGCAGCTCAAGCGCGGGTTCCAGTTGATGTTCAGTCAGGGCGCCGAAGCGCCGCGATGA
- the aac(6') gene encoding aminoglycoside 6'-N-acetyltransferase — MKAGWRVRRAEAADLAAWSLLREALWPQEDASRHADDIGRMLSRPHNAAAFLAFDADGVARGFAEASLRGDYVNGTDGSPVGFLEGWYVQPEFQREGVGRALIEAVERWTVQCGCSELASDALLDNLDSHRAHEACGLRETERVVYFRKRLRDDG; from the coding sequence GTGAAAGCCGGTTGGCGCGTGCGTCGCGCCGAAGCGGCGGATCTGGCCGCGTGGTCGCTATTGCGCGAAGCGTTGTGGCCGCAGGAAGACGCCTCGCGCCACGCCGACGATATCGGTCGGATGCTGTCGCGTCCGCACAACGCGGCGGCGTTTCTCGCCTTCGACGCCGACGGGGTCGCGCGCGGCTTCGCCGAGGCGTCGCTGCGCGGCGATTACGTCAACGGCACCGACGGCTCGCCGGTCGGTTTTCTCGAAGGCTGGTACGTGCAGCCTGAGTTCCAGCGCGAAGGCGTGGGCCGGGCCTTGATCGAAGCGGTGGAGCGCTGGACCGTGCAATGCGGCTGCAGCGAACTGGCCTCCGACGCGTTGCTCGACAACCTCGATTCGCATCGCGCGCACGAGGCCTGTGGCCTGCGCGAGACCGAACGCGTGGTGTACTTCCGCAAGCGTTTGCGCGACGACGGCTGA
- a CDS encoding GNAT family N-acetyltransferase, whose translation MSQSSAIVYARAATIDVADFRRVLVDSGLGAIRPVDDTPRLQSMLDHANLIVTARRDHAQGELIGVARCFTDFSWSCYLSELAVSHSAQGLGIGKGLLDETRRQLGPTVSLILASVPEAVGFYERAGMARIDQAFWYKRER comes from the coding sequence ATGAGCCAATCGTCCGCCATCGTCTACGCCCGCGCAGCCACCATCGATGTCGCCGATTTCCGCCGCGTGCTGGTCGACTCCGGCCTCGGCGCGATCCGCCCGGTCGACGACACGCCGCGTCTGCAGAGCATGCTCGACCACGCCAACCTGATCGTGACCGCGCGCCGCGATCACGCGCAAGGCGAATTGATCGGCGTGGCCCGTTGTTTCACCGACTTCTCGTGGTCGTGCTATCTGTCCGAACTCGCCGTGTCGCACTCGGCGCAAGGCCTGGGCATCGGCAAGGGTCTGCTCGACGAAACCCGCCGCCAGCTCGGCCCGACCGTGAGCCTGATCCTGGCCTCGGTGCCCGAGGCGGTGGGGTTTTACGAACGCGCCGGCATGGCGCGCATCGACCAAGCGTTCTGGTACAAGCGCGAGCGCTGA
- the pdxH gene encoding pyridoxamine 5'-phosphate oxidase produces MTTTHDLLNEALATFDTLFEEARVAGEPDPTAMTVATASLDGRPSARTVLLKAHDARGFVFYTHLDGRKGRELQANPHAALLFHWPRVRHAVQVRIEGAVEIVGDAEADAYFATRARGSQLGAWASKQSETLEGRDTFEQRLAQVEQQFEGREIPRPPRWTGLRVRAEKIEFWYGADFRLHERWLYESDRAGEWSKRMLYP; encoded by the coding sequence ATGACCACGACCCACGACCTGCTCAACGAAGCCCTCGCCACCTTCGACACCTTGTTCGAAGAAGCCCGCGTCGCCGGCGAGCCCGACCCCACCGCGATGACCGTCGCGACCGCGTCGCTCGACGGCCGTCCGTCCGCGCGCACCGTGTTGCTCAAGGCGCACGACGCGCGCGGTTTCGTCTTCTACACCCATCTCGACGGCCGCAAGGGCCGCGAATTGCAGGCCAATCCGCACGCGGCGCTGCTGTTCCACTGGCCGCGGGTGCGGCACGCGGTGCAGGTGCGGATCGAGGGCGCGGTGGAAATCGTCGGCGACGCCGAGGCCGATGCGTATTTCGCCACCCGCGCGCGCGGCAGCCAGCTCGGCGCCTGGGCGTCGAAACAATCGGAAACCCTGGAAGGCCGCGACACCTTCGAACAACGCCTGGCTCAGGTCGAGCAACAGTTCGAAGGCCGCGAGATTCCGCGGCCGCCGCGCTGGACTGGGCTGCGCGTGCGCGCCGAGAAGATCGAGTTTTGGTACGGCGCCGATTTCCGCCTGCACGAGCGCTGGCTGTACGAATCCGATCGCGCCGGCGAGTGGTCCAAGCGGATGCTGTATCCGTGA
- a CDS encoding dodecin family protein, which produces MSVAKVIELNSSSTLGIEDAVKTGLAKCAESVKDIQGAWINDIKVVTDAAGNVQEWRVNLKVTFVVK; this is translated from the coding sequence ATGTCGGTCGCCAAGGTCATCGAACTCAACAGTTCCTCCACGCTCGGCATCGAGGACGCGGTCAAGACCGGCCTGGCCAAGTGCGCCGAATCGGTCAAGGACATCCAGGGCGCCTGGATCAACGACATCAAGGTCGTCACCGACGCTGCCGGCAACGTGCAGGAATGGCGGGTCAATCTGAAGGTTACGTTCGTGGTGAAGTAA
- a CDS encoding shikimate kinase, producing MNPASNLILVGPMGAGKTCIGKRLAERYGLRLADADREIEQRTGASVTAIFEHEGEAGFRARESAVLTELLQADGLLLATGGGAVLAADNRRLLRERGFVVQLQVSVEQQLERLAADRSRPLLARGDREQVLRDLAQARAPYYAQVADLRFDTAAMTATEAATQLAVALDRHWRRIAAPPSPSVSEVNA from the coding sequence ATGAATCCGGCGAGCAATCTGATCCTGGTCGGCCCCATGGGCGCCGGCAAAACCTGCATCGGCAAGCGCCTGGCCGAGCGCTACGGCCTGCGCCTGGCCGACGCCGACCGCGAAATCGAGCAGCGCACCGGCGCCAGCGTGACCGCGATCTTCGAACACGAGGGCGAGGCCGGGTTTCGCGCCCGCGAAAGCGCGGTGCTGACCGAGCTACTGCAGGCCGACGGCCTGCTGCTGGCGACCGGCGGCGGCGCGGTGCTCGCCGCCGACAACCGCCGCCTGCTGCGCGAGCGCGGTTTCGTGGTGCAGTTGCAGGTCAGCGTCGAGCAGCAGCTCGAACGCCTCGCCGCCGACCGCAGCCGGCCGTTGCTCGCGCGCGGCGACCGCGAACAGGTGCTGCGCGATCTGGCCCAGGCGCGCGCGCCTTACTACGCGCAAGTCGCCGACCTGCGTTTCGACACCGCCGCGATGACCGCGACCGAAGCCGCCACCCAGCTCGCGGTCGCGCTCGATCGTCATTGGCGCCGCATCGCCGCGCCGCCGTCCCCATCCGTTTCCGAGGTCAATGCATGA
- a CDS encoding cysteine hydrolase family protein — protein sequence MSIETRKRALVVIDVQNDYFADGLPIEYPPVERTLPNIGRAMDAARAAGIPVVVVQNTAPAGTPVFDKALPGWQLNEVVASRPRDHYIEKNLPSVFAGTDFQDWLQANSIDTISVIGYMTHNCDASTVFEAAHLGYHVEFLHDASGSLSYENSAGFVSAEEIHRVFSVVFQSRFAAVASTDEWIDAVRGGASLQVDNPYASNQRARARNKIAA from the coding sequence ATGAGCATCGAAACCCGCAAGCGCGCCCTCGTCGTCATCGACGTACAGAACGACTACTTCGCCGACGGCCTGCCGATCGAATACCCGCCGGTCGAACGCACCCTGCCCAACATCGGCCGGGCGATGGACGCCGCGCGCGCCGCCGGCATCCCGGTGGTCGTCGTGCAGAACACCGCGCCGGCCGGTACGCCGGTGTTCGACAAGGCCTTGCCGGGCTGGCAGCTCAACGAAGTCGTCGCCAGCCGTCCGCGCGATCACTACATCGAAAAGAACCTGCCCAGCGTGTTCGCCGGCACCGACTTCCAGGACTGGCTGCAGGCCAACAGCATCGACACGATCAGCGTGATCGGCTACATGACCCACAACTGCGACGCCTCGACCGTGTTCGAGGCCGCCCATCTTGGTTATCACGTCGAATTCCTGCACGACGCCTCGGGTTCGCTGTCGTACGAAAACAGCGCCGGCTTCGTCAGCGCTGAGGAAATCCACCGGGTGTTTTCGGTCGTGTTCCAAAGCCGTTTCGCCGCGGTGGCGAGCACCGACGAATGGATCGACGCGGTGCGCGGCGGCGCGAGCCTGCAGGTCGATAATCCGTATGCGTCGAATCAGCGGGCTCGCGCGCGCAACAAGATCGCGGCTTGA